The following coding sequences are from one Salvia hispanica cultivar TCC Black 2014 chromosome 3, UniMelb_Shisp_WGS_1.0, whole genome shotgun sequence window:
- the LOC125210954 gene encoding ras-related protein RABF2b encodes MASSGNKSINAKLVLLGDVGAGKSSLVLRFVKGQFVEFQESTIGAAFFSQTVAVSDATVKFEIWDTAGQERYHSLAPMYYRGAAAAIIVYDVTNQASFDRAKKWAEELKAQGNPNMVMALAGNKSDLLDAKKVESEEAQTYAQANGLFFMETSAKTATNVNDIFYEIAKRLPRLQPAPNPSGMVLVDRTAERPASALCCS; translated from the exons ATGGCTTCCAGCGGAAACAAGAGCATCAACGCCAAACTA GTGCTTCTGGGAGATGTAGGGGCTGGAAAATCGAGTTTAGTTCTTCGTTTCGTGAAAGGGCAATTCGTCGAGTTTCAG GAGTCGACTATAGGTGCCGCGTTTTTTTCGCAAACAGTTGCCGTGAGCGATGCAACTGTTAAGTTTGAAATATGGGACACTGCAGGCCAAGAAAGATATCACAGCTTAGCTCCAATGTATTACAGAGGAGCTGCGGCTGCTATTATTGTTTATGACGTAACTAACCAA GCATCCTTTGATCGGGCCAAAAAATGGGCTGAGGAGCTTAAGGCACAAG GCAACCCAAATATGGTCATGGCTCTTGCTGGGAATAAATCAGATCTGTTGGATGCCAAAAAAGTGGAATCCGAG GAAGCACAAACTTATGCGCAGGCGAATGGTCTTTTCTTCATGGAGACATCTGCAAAAACAGCAACTAATGTTAATGACATATTTTATGAGATAG CAAAGAGATTGCCTCGTCTGCAGCCAGCGCCGAACCCATCAGGCATGGTCCTTGTGGATCGAACAGCGGAGAGGCCAGCGAGCGCCTTGTGTTGTTCTTGA
- the LOC125216152 gene encoding O-fucosyltransferase 23-like, whose amino-acid sequence MELLCFKSLKLLGLHMNSLPYKCAAFLVVALMIKTIWLPSSSNFRGMRLNPNFDNEKSKFLEVPQIVWGLNNQKIAFARACLTARMLNRTLLMPSLSASLFYKEVDQLRPISFDKVFQFEEFNARCQGFVRLGRYSEVLDTRDVFELQKGSGRRWTVEKDLEQLREFGKAPYDEYQVIRVVGKNPFLWHDHWPAKDYAKIFECLDLVEEISREADKVVSKIREIGKEERSRDSRLQVNVNATLQSTPYVAVHMRIEKDWMIHCKKLEQRLNVSEICSSKEQIMRRVGSIVGLETPIVVYLAVADNLLEDNSILEGWGEGLLPYEKKKLGVLDVYKKHPYLIQSAIDYEVCLRSDVFVGNTFSTFSSLVVLERTQWMMSAGVAQRCGLDVRWPSYAYNLEDESNGPRPWAANMSDVSLQAISYGSNRVSCW is encoded by the coding sequence ATGGAATTACTCTGTTTTAAGTCTTTGAAATTGCTTGGATTGCATATGAATTCTCTGCCTTACAAATGTGCTGCATTTCTTGTTGTTGCTTTGATGATTAAAACAATATGGCTTCCTTCATCCTCGAACTTTCGTGGAATGCGATTGAATCCGAATTTCGACAATGAGAAATCGAAGTTTTTGGAGGTTCCTCAGATAGTGTGGGGTTTGAACAATCAGAAAATTGCATTTGCGAGAGCTTGTTTGACTGCAAGAATGCTGAATAGAACCCTCCTTATGCCTAGTTTGAGTGCTTCCTTGTTCTACAAAGAGGTTGATCAGCTGAGGCCTATTTCCTTTGATAAAGTCTTCCAATTCGAAGAATTCAATGCTCGTTGTCAAGGGTTTGTCCGGTTAGGGCGATACTCAGAGGTTTTGGACACGAGGGATGTGTTTGAGCTTCAAAAGGGGAGTGGGAGGAGATGGACGGTCGAGAAGGATTTAGAGCAGTTGAGGGAGTTCGGGAAGGCTCCCTACGATGAGTATCAAGTGATCCGAGTAGTTGGCAAGAATCCCTTCTTGTGGCACGATCATTGGCCGGCTAAAGACTATGCAAAGATTTTTGAATGCTTGGATTTGGTGGAGGAAATATCTCGAGAGGCTGATAAGGTTGTGTCGAAGATTAGAGAAATTGGTAAGGAGGAACGGAGTAGAGATTCTCGTTTGCAAGTTAATGTAAATGCAACGTTGCAGAGCACGCCTTATGTAGCTGTGCACATGAGGATCGAGAAGGATTGGATGATACATTGCAAGAAACTCGAGCAGAGATTGAACGTTAGCGAGATTTGCAGCAGCAAGGAGCAAATCATGAGAAGAGTAGGAAGCATTGTTGGATTAGAAACCCCTATTGTTGTATACCTTGCTGTTGCAGACAATCTTCTCGAAGATAACTCTATACTCGAGGGGTGGGGCGAGGGCTTGCTTCCTTACGAGAAGAAGAAGTTGGGGGTCCTTGATGTATACAAGAAGCACCCTTATCTGATCCAATCAGCTATAGACTATGAAGTTTGTTTGAGATCTGATGTGTTTGTCGGGAACACCTTCTCGACTTTCTCTagccttgtcgttcttgagaGAACTCAGTGGATGATGAGCGCCGGTGTTGCACAACGGTGTGGGTTAGATGTTAGGTGGCCTTCTTATGCCTATAATTTGGAGGATGAATCAAATGGTCCGCGACCGTGGGCAGCTAATATGTCGGACGTGAGCCTCCAAGCCATTAGTTATGGCTCGAACCGTGTTTCGTGTTGGTGA
- the LOC125216901 gene encoding probable zinc transporter 10, with the protein MTSKFILISFTISLLILATLPAPAESVVAACGGDAAADGCTDKKKALPLKIIAIVSILVTSMIGVCLPLFTKSVPALSPERSLFVIVKAFAAGIILATGFMHVLPDSFDMLSSDCLKENPWHKFPFTGFVAMLSAIVTLMIDSMATSFYSKKHKGGVVQPEGGAAAVEEGVGGLVHGHGHGHSHGKMVAEGSQLLRYRVIAMVLELGIIVHSIVIGLSLGASNNTCSIRGLIAALCFHQMFEGMGLGGCILQAEYNFVKKAAMAFFFSVTTPFGIALGMALSSMYKENSPRSLITVGLLNASSAGLLIYMALVDLLASDFMGPKLQGSIKLQLKSYAAVLLGAGGMSLMAKWA; encoded by the exons atgactTCCAAATTCATTCTAATTTCATTCACCATTTCCCTCCTAATCCTCGCCACCCTCCCCGCCCCGGCCGAGTCCGTGGTAGCGGCCTGCGGCGGCGACGCGGCCGCCGACGGCTGCACCGACAAGAAGAAGGCGCTGCCTCTGAAAATCATCGCGATCGTGTCGATCCTAGTGACGAGCATGATCGGCGTGTGCCTGCCGCTGTTCACGAAGTCGGTGCCGGCGCTGAGCCCCGAGCGGAGCCTGTTCGTGATCGTGAAGGCGTTCGCGGCCGGGATCATCCTCGCCACGGGGTTCATGCACGTGCTCCCGGATTCCTTCGACATGCTCTCGTCGGATTGCTTGAAGGAGAACCCGTGGCATAAGTTTCCGTTCACGGGATTCGTCGCTATGCTCTCCGCCATCGTTACGCTCATGATTGATTCCATGGCCACTAGTTTTTACTCCAAGAAGCATAAGGGCGGCGTCGTGCAGCCGGAGGGCGGTGCCGCGGCCGTGGAGGAGGGCGTTGGAGGTCTGGTCCACGGCCACGGACACGGCCACAGCCACGGGAAGATGGTGGCGGAGGGTTCGCAGCTTCTGCGTTACCGAGTTATTGCTATG GTGTTGGAGTTGGGCATCATTGTTCACTCGATAGTAATCGGGCTATCGTTGGGGGCATCGAACAACACTTGCTCGATCAGAGGACTGATCGCGGCACTTTGCTTCCATCAAATGTTCGAAGGAATGGGACTCGGGGGTTGCATTCTCCAGGCCGAGTATAATTTTGTGAAGAAGGCCGCGATGGCGTTCTTCTTCTCAGTGACGACTCCTTTTGGGATCGCACTGGGAATGGCCCTATCCAGCATGTACAAAGAGAACAGCCCTAGATCCTTGATCACGGTCGGGTTGCTCAATGCCTCCTCGGCGGGGCTCTTGATCTACATGGCGTTGGTCGATCTCTTGGCCTCCGATTTTATGGGGCCAAAGCTGCAGGGAAGCATCAAGCTTCAACTCAAGTCGTATGCGGCCGTGCTCTTGGGGGCCGGAGGAATGTCTCTTATGGCTAAATGGGCTtag